A window of Luteolibacter flavescens contains these coding sequences:
- a CDS encoding capsid cement protein, whose protein sequence is METYTDTPYKPFKEEVADALLNKEHFLVALGTAPDTVKLATSTDDAIGVLFEKSAGNPHVNVRLLGKGGSVKVKAGGVIAKGARVIWGAGGKVVTVPAAAGTYRTVGIKLTQGNSADNDVIELLDTIETRVVV, encoded by the coding sequence ATGGAGACCTACACCGACACTCCCTACAAACCCTTCAAGGAAGAGGTGGCCGACGCCCTCCTGAACAAGGAACACTTCCTCGTCGCGCTCGGCACCGCTCCCGACACGGTGAAGCTGGCCACCAGCACCGATGACGCCATCGGCGTGCTCTTCGAGAAGAGCGCGGGCAATCCCCACGTGAACGTCCGCCTGCTCGGCAAGGGCGGGTCGGTCAAGGTGAAGGCCGGCGGCGTGATCGCCAAGGGTGCGCGCGTCATCTGGGGCGCGGGCGGCAAGGTCGTCACCGTGCCCGCCGCGGCGGGAACCTACCGCACCGTCGGCATCAAGCTCACCCAGGGCAACTCGGCCGACAACGACGTGATCGAGCTGCTCGACACCATCGAGACGCGCGTCGTCGTCTAA